Within the Kribbella aluminosa genome, the region CACGTGGTACTTCGCGCCCGCCGCCAGCTGGGCCCGGAGCGCGGGGAACTTCCGGCTCGAGGTTGCGTAGAGCTGGGACAATTGAGTCACCTGGGTCGCCGCGGCACTGAGCGCGGCGACGACAGCCGGATCGGCCGTCGGCGTCGCGGCCGGGCCGGGTGACGTCGTCGTACCGTTCACGGCTCCCTTGGTGCCCTGCGTGCCGGACGCGGCCGGATCGTCCTTGCAGCCGGTCAGTGCGGCCGCGCCCGGAACGAGGGCAGCGGTCACCATGACGGTACGTCGTCTCAGGTGGCTTTCAGGCACGCCGGAACGATACCTGGTGACACGCCCACGACCCGGCCCGGGGACGGGCCGATGAGCGGGATCCGGGCACCGGGCGGATAGGGTGGGCTACTGCTCTCGGCCGGACCGCCGGGAGCACAACGGGTGCACAACTGGAGAGAGGCAGGTCAACCTGTGAGCCGAAAGCCGGACCACAAGGGTCACACGGACACCACGAGCCTCGAGAACTTCCTGCGGCCGATCGTCGAGCAGTTCGGCTGCGACCTGGAGGCCGCGGACATCGCGCCGGCCGGCCGCCGCCGGTTGCTGCGGGTGATGGTCGACCGGGACAGCGGTATCAGCCTGGACGACGTCGCCGAGGTCACCCGGGCGATCTCCAAGGCGCTCGACGCCGACGACATCATGGGCGAGGGCGCGTACACGCTGGAGGTCTCCAGCCCCGGCGTGGACCGGCCCCTCACCCTGCCCCGGCACTGGCGGCGCAACCTCGACCGCCTGGCCAACGTCACCCTGACGGCCGGCGACAAGTTGACCGGCCGGATCAAGTCCGTCTCCGACGAGGCGGCCGAACTG harbors:
- a CDS encoding cell division protein FtsK, with product MPESHLRRRTVMVTAALVPGAAALTGCKDDPAASGTQGTKGAVNGTTTSPGPAATPTADPAVVAALSAAATQVTQLSQLYATSSRKFPALRAQLAAGAKYHVSHLAKLQETAGVTAQPAKAAAPPTTQAVALSTIAKQEKAAATAHVAAAATLSGAPARLLAEIAASESQLSSTLAPAKTKGAAS
- the rimP gene encoding ribosome maturation factor RimP; its protein translation is MSRKPDHKGHTDTTSLENFLRPIVEQFGCDLEAADIAPAGRRRLLRVMVDRDSGISLDDVAEVTRAISKALDADDIMGEGAYTLEVSSPGVDRPLTLPRHWRRNLDRLANVTLTAGDKLTGRIKSVSDEAAELDVDGTRQSVAYGDVAKAKIQIEFNRAAGNDEPETPADGTVEEN